In one window of Corynebacterium incognita DNA:
- a CDS encoding S8 family peptidase, with the protein MMTPRPLLLSVLVDSLNGFKDEWKTLMISKRSKRKLSALLASIIVPLTAVQVPVTAQEGVGSQDPPPTVAASSLPVDEAGVDRFIVGFDGSQPDTGLAAASDSKRTSVFASAAENLKVEANELRQMYDGSSVVKMNRPLGAHEAAAFINEVQSKPGVAYVQIDTWNEAHIDKPVDELYPAMWNMRDISNWGANVEAAWDLGYTGDGVTVAVIDSGITSHPDLTQNVLPNSGYDFVSSATNARDGDGRDGNPNDEGDWFQAGECRKQEGRDSTWHGTHVAGIIGATWNSDGIPGVAKNASIVPIRALSKCGGPTSDIADALAWAAGVPVDGVPANEHPADILNLSLGGGGQICSPTYQNAIDKANAQGARIFVSAGNSNQDTFLFEPASCEGVITIASSNSDGNKSSYSNHGGEVDLSAPGGDQWYIDENLEKAHDPNRGIWSTLNSGKTTQGEPNYAPYDGTSMATPMVAGIAAMMLEANSTLSTDDLRSALQKTAKPFTRDQPVEMGAGIVDAKAAIEEVMLETSPSTSELAPTDEIIVTETPEPVTETAIATATVTNTETAIETTTREIVVTDVAPGEQVTVTETEIAEPSEITETKTVVASRPNETSTVRETMTESAAPVTVIAEPVTETRTSVVVGPDVTETVKVTSTNLTTLPQETVTSKASAQPQEPVTTTVTDAQETVTLAPVTETNSVSPITETVTVTIPASTESQAPSTVSTTVDVTTTAKATETLVVDENRMPIDAVTTTVTMSPVQDDSSSTGSSDDEIEKIVDGSSKATAFAPFAILLGILAIVLPNLHNFMSWPLTKNFRGLFR; encoded by the coding sequence ATGATGACACCCAGACCGTTGTTATTAAGTGTGTTAGTGGATTCATTGAATGGTTTTAAAGATGAATGGAAAACTCTCATGATTTCAAAGCGCAGTAAGAGGAAGCTGAGCGCGCTCCTTGCTTCAATCATTGTCCCCCTGACAGCGGTGCAGGTCCCAGTAACCGCACAAGAAGGCGTTGGCTCTCAAGATCCGCCGCCAACTGTTGCTGCCTCCTCTCTTCCTGTAGATGAGGCGGGGGTGGATCGTTTTATTGTTGGTTTTGACGGGTCTCAGCCCGATACCGGACTGGCAGCGGCTTCTGATTCAAAGCGGACAAGCGTATTCGCCTCAGCTGCCGAAAACCTAAAGGTTGAAGCTAATGAACTCCGGCAAATGTATGATGGCTCCTCTGTAGTAAAGATGAACCGTCCACTGGGGGCACATGAGGCGGCTGCTTTTATTAATGAAGTGCAATCTAAGCCCGGAGTTGCGTATGTGCAGATAGACACTTGGAATGAAGCCCATATCGATAAACCAGTCGATGAATTATACCCCGCCATGTGGAATATGCGTGATATTTCAAACTGGGGCGCGAATGTCGAAGCTGCTTGGGATCTGGGCTACACCGGCGACGGAGTGACTGTGGCAGTGATCGATTCAGGTATCACGTCACATCCTGATCTTACACAGAACGTGCTACCGAACTCTGGCTACGATTTTGTATCTAGTGCAACTAATGCTCGCGATGGTGATGGTCGCGATGGCAATCCGAATGACGAGGGTGACTGGTTCCAAGCGGGAGAGTGTCGCAAGCAGGAGGGGCGCGATTCTACATGGCATGGCACGCACGTGGCCGGCATCATTGGGGCAACGTGGAACTCAGATGGCATTCCGGGTGTTGCGAAAAATGCGAGTATCGTTCCAATACGTGCTTTGTCCAAATGTGGTGGACCTACGTCTGATATTGCTGATGCTCTAGCCTGGGCAGCGGGAGTTCCCGTGGACGGTGTTCCAGCTAACGAACATCCAGCAGACATTTTGAATTTATCCCTGGGTGGCGGCGGACAGATTTGTAGCCCCACATACCAAAATGCAATTGACAAAGCTAATGCTCAAGGGGCACGGATTTTTGTCTCTGCGGGTAACTCCAATCAGGACACATTCTTGTTCGAGCCAGCTTCGTGTGAGGGTGTTATTACTATTGCTTCGTCAAATTCTGACGGTAACAAGTCTTCCTATTCGAACCATGGTGGAGAAGTTGATCTTTCCGCCCCCGGTGGAGACCAGTGGTATATCGATGAAAATCTGGAAAAGGCACACGATCCAAACCGTGGCATCTGGTCAACACTCAACTCTGGTAAGACAACTCAGGGGGAACCTAATTATGCCCCATACGACGGTACCTCCATGGCAACACCGATGGTTGCGGGCATTGCGGCAATGATGCTAGAAGCTAATTCGACCCTGTCGACTGATGATCTCCGCTCAGCATTGCAAAAGACCGCGAAACCTTTTACTCGTGACCAACCAGTCGAAATGGGCGCCGGCATTGTTGATGCGAAGGCAGCGATTGAAGAAGTTATGCTGGAGACATCTCCAAGTACTTCAGAGTTGGCTCCGACTGATGAAATCATCGTGACGGAGACGCCGGAACCCGTTACGGAAACAGCTATCGCAACCGCGACTGTGACAAACACTGAAACTGCGATAGAAACTACTACCCGAGAAATTGTCGTTACCGACGTCGCACCTGGTGAGCAGGTGACCGTTACTGAAACTGAGATAGCCGAACCATCAGAGATCACTGAAACTAAAACAGTCGTCGCAAGCAGGCCAAACGAGACCTCAACGGTGCGAGAGACCATGACAGAAAGCGCTGCGCCCGTGACAGTGATTGCTGAGCCAGTTACGGAGACCAGAACGTCTGTCGTAGTAGGGCCTGATGTAACAGAGACAGTGAAAGTTACCTCGACAAACCTGACAACGCTACCCCAGGAAACTGTGACTTCGAAGGCTTCTGCACAACCACAAGAACCTGTTACAACCACTGTTACAGATGCTCAAGAGACCGTCACGTTGGCTCCAGTGACTGAAACGAACTCAGTATCTCCGATTACCGAGACGGTGACAGTGACCATCCCCGCATCGACCGAAAGCCAAGCACCGTCAACAGTAAGCACTACCGTTGACGTCACCACGACTGCGAAGGCTACAGAGACTTTGGTCGTAGATGAAAATCGAATGCCAATAGATGCAGTGACTACCACAGTCACCATGTCTCCAGTCCAAGATGATTCTTCTAGCACGGGCAGTTCCGATGACGAGATTGAGAAGATCGTTGATGGCTCCAGCAAAGCCACCGCTTTTGCACCATTCGCAATCCTTCTGGGAATCCTCGCCATTGTGCTGCCGAACCTTCATAATTTCATGTCTTGGCCGCTAACTAAGAACTTTCGCGGACTCTTCCGCTAG
- a CDS encoding DNA-directed RNA polymerase subunit beta' has protein sequence MFDVNLFDELRIGLATADDIRRWSKGEVKKPETINYRTLKPEKDGLFCERIFGPTRDWECACGKYKRVRYKGIICERCGVEVTKSKVRRERMGHIELAAPVTHIWYFKGVPSRLGYLLDLAPKDLERIIYFAANIITSVDEEARHNDQSTLEAEMLLEKKEVEDDANAEIAERAAKLEADLAELEAAGAKADARRKVQNAADKEMQHIRERGEREVARLDEIWNTFLKLAPKQMIIDESIYEELVDRYEDYFTGGMGAEAIQTLIRGFDLDAEAEELREIINNGKGQKKMRALKRLKVVAAFQRSGNDPAGMVLDCIPVIPPELRPMVQLDGGRFATSDLNDLYRRVINRNNRLKRMIDLGAPEIIVNNEKRMLQESVDALFDNGRRGRPVSGPGNRPLKSLSDLLKGKQGRFRQNLLGKRVDYSGRSVIIVGPQLKLHECGLPKLMALELFKPFVMKRLVENDYAQNIKSAKRMVERQRPEVWDVLEEAISEHPVLLNRAPTLHRLGIQAFEPKLVEGKAIQLHPLACEAFNADFDGDQMAVHLPLSAEAQAEARVLMLSSNNILSPASGKPLAMPRLDMVTGLYFLTMDKTEDEVGGQGGYKPADDNGIAQGVYSSYAEAIMARDRGVLGMQAPIKVRLSHLRPPEEIEAEQFPDGWEKGQIWMADTTLGRIMFNELLPWNYPYLEGVMVRKGGGSNKVLLGDVINDLANKYPMITVAQVLDKMKDAGFYWATRSGVTITMDDVLVLPNKTEVLESYEKEAERIERKYWEQGALTERERYDRLVELWKDATDTVGTAVEDMYPDDNPIPMIVKSGAAGNMRQIWTLAGMKGMVVNSKGDYITRPIKTSFREGLSVLEYFNNSHGSRKGLADTALRTADSGYLTRRLVDVAQDVIVREEDCGTRLGVRVPIGEEVSEGVFERHDLWETSASGRVVASDVKDSEGNVVAEAGADLTEELTDKLVAAGITDIKVRSVLTCQTPAGVCAKCYGKSMASGHLVDIGEAVGIVAAQSIGEPGTQLTMRTFHQGGVGGDITGGLPRVQELFEARNPKNRAPIASVDGTVSLSDEGNFWTLTITPDDGSDNVVYEKLSKRQGLAQVRRPMESNPDAMIERSLKDGDHVATGDRLMRGAADPHDVLEVLGRRGVEKHLIDEVQAVYRTQGVAIHDKHIEIIIRQMLRRGTVIDSGTTEFLPGTLVDLSEAKQVNATQVAEGGAPAELRSEIMGITKASLATESWLSAASFQETTRVLTDAAINKRSDKLIGLKENVIIGKLIPAGTGISRYRNISVKPTEAARNAAYSIPTYGDSIYGDDGFGEFTGASVPLDEEFSF, from the coding sequence GTGTTTGACGTAAACCTCTTCGACGAGCTTCGCATCGGCCTTGCCACTGCCGACGACATCCGCCGTTGGTCCAAGGGCGAGGTTAAGAAGCCGGAGACCATCAACTACCGCACCCTGAAGCCGGAGAAGGACGGCCTGTTCTGCGAGCGCATCTTCGGTCCTACCCGCGACTGGGAGTGTGCTTGTGGTAAGTACAAGCGCGTCCGCTACAAGGGCATCATCTGTGAGCGCTGTGGTGTCGAGGTGACCAAGTCCAAGGTGCGTCGTGAGCGCATGGGCCACATCGAGCTCGCCGCTCCGGTGACTCACATCTGGTACTTCAAGGGCGTTCCGTCCCGCCTGGGCTACCTTCTGGACCTTGCTCCGAAGGATCTAGAGCGCATCATCTACTTCGCTGCGAACATCATCACCAGCGTGGATGAAGAGGCTCGCCACAACGACCAGTCCACTCTGGAAGCCGAGATGCTCCTGGAGAAGAAGGAAGTTGAAGACGACGCCAACGCCGAGATCGCTGAGCGCGCCGCCAAGCTCGAGGCCGACCTGGCCGAGCTGGAGGCCGCCGGCGCCAAGGCCGACGCCCGCCGCAAGGTGCAGAACGCTGCGGACAAGGAGATGCAGCACATCCGCGAGCGCGGCGAGCGCGAGGTCGCCCGCCTGGACGAGATTTGGAACACCTTCCTCAAGCTCGCTCCGAAGCAGATGATCATCGACGAGTCCATCTACGAAGAGCTCGTGGATCGGTACGAGGACTACTTCACCGGCGGCATGGGTGCTGAAGCCATCCAGACCCTCATCCGTGGCTTCGACCTGGACGCCGAGGCCGAGGAACTGCGCGAGATCATCAACAACGGCAAGGGCCAGAAGAAGATGCGTGCGCTGAAGCGCCTGAAGGTCGTTGCTGCCTTCCAGCGCTCCGGCAACGATCCAGCCGGCATGGTGCTGGATTGCATCCCGGTGATCCCGCCGGAGCTGCGCCCGATGGTGCAGCTGGACGGTGGCCGCTTCGCGACCTCCGACCTCAACGACCTCTACCGTCGCGTGATCAACCGCAACAACCGCCTCAAGCGCATGATCGACCTGGGCGCACCAGAGATCATCGTGAACAACGAGAAGCGCATGCTGCAGGAGTCCGTGGACGCCCTGTTCGACAACGGCCGTCGCGGCCGCCCGGTCTCCGGTCCGGGCAACCGCCCGCTGAAGTCGCTGTCTGACTTGCTCAAGGGCAAGCAGGGTCGTTTCCGTCAGAACCTGCTGGGTAAGCGCGTGGACTACTCCGGTCGTTCCGTGATTATCGTGGGTCCGCAGCTCAAGCTGCACGAGTGTGGTCTGCCGAAGCTCATGGCCCTCGAGCTGTTCAAGCCGTTCGTCATGAAGCGCCTGGTGGAAAACGACTACGCGCAGAACATCAAGTCCGCCAAGCGCATGGTGGAGCGTCAGCGCCCTGAGGTGTGGGACGTGCTGGAAGAGGCAATTTCCGAGCACCCAGTGTTGCTGAACCGCGCACCGACCCTGCACCGCCTGGGCATCCAGGCCTTCGAGCCGAAGCTCGTTGAGGGTAAGGCTATCCAGCTGCACCCGCTGGCGTGTGAGGCGTTCAATGCTGACTTCGACGGTGATCAGATGGCAGTCCACCTGCCGCTGTCCGCCGAGGCTCAGGCTGAGGCCCGCGTGCTGATGCTGTCTTCCAACAACATTCTGTCCCCGGCGTCCGGTAAGCCGCTGGCTATGCCGCGTCTGGACATGGTGACCGGCCTGTACTTCCTCACCATGGATAAGACTGAGGACGAGGTCGGCGGCCAGGGCGGCTACAAGCCTGCCGACGACAACGGCATCGCACAGGGCGTGTACTCGTCCTATGCCGAGGCCATCATGGCTCGCGACCGCGGCGTGCTGGGCATGCAGGCACCGATCAAGGTCCGCCTCTCTCACCTGCGTCCGCCAGAGGAGATCGAGGCGGAGCAGTTCCCTGACGGTTGGGAGAAGGGTCAGATCTGGATGGCTGACACCACCCTGGGCCGCATCATGTTTAACGAGCTGCTGCCGTGGAACTACCCGTACCTTGAGGGCGTCATGGTCCGTAAGGGTGGCGGCTCCAACAAGGTCCTGCTTGGCGACGTCATCAATGACTTGGCCAACAAGTACCCGATGATCACCGTGGCTCAGGTGCTGGACAAGATGAAGGATGCCGGTTTCTACTGGGCAACCCGTTCCGGCGTGACCATCACCATGGACGACGTTCTGGTTCTCCCGAACAAGACCGAGGTGCTGGAATCCTACGAGAAGGAAGCCGAGCGCATCGAGCGCAAGTACTGGGAGCAGGGTGCGCTGACCGAGCGTGAGCGCTACGACCGCCTGGTTGAGCTCTGGAAAGACGCCACGGACACCGTGGGTACGGCCGTCGAGGACATGTACCCCGACGACAACCCAATTCCGATGATCGTGAAGTCCGGTGCTGCCGGTAACATGCGTCAGATCTGGACTCTGGCCGGTATGAAGGGCATGGTTGTGAACTCCAAGGGTGACTACATCACCCGTCCGATTAAGACCTCCTTCCGCGAGGGCCTGTCGGTTCTGGAGTACTTCAACAACTCCCACGGCTCCCGAAAGGGTCTGGCCGATACCGCGCTGCGTACCGCAGATTCCGGTTACCTCACCCGTCGTCTTGTCGACGTCGCGCAGGATGTCATCGTCCGCGAAGAGGACTGTGGCACCCGCCTGGGTGTGCGCGTCCCGATCGGCGAAGAGGTCAGCGAGGGCGTCTTCGAGCGTCACGACCTGTGGGAGACCTCTGCGTCTGGCCGTGTTGTGGCTTCCGACGTCAAGGATTCCGAGGGCAACGTTGTCGCCGAGGCCGGTGCGGATCTCACTGAGGAACTCACCGACAAGCTGGTCGCAGCTGGCATCACCGACATCAAGGTGCGCTCGGTGCTGACCTGCCAGACCCCGGCGGGCGTCTGTGCGAAGTGCTACGGCAAGTCCATGGCATCTGGCCACCTGGTGGACATCGGCGAGGCCGTCGGCATCGTCGCTGCCCAGTCCATTGGTGAGCCGGGTACCCAGCTGACCATGCGTACCTTCCACCAGGGTGGTGTCGGTGGCGACATTACCGGTGGTCTGCCGCGTGTCCAGGAGCTCTTCGAGGCTCGTAACCCGAAGAACCGCGCTCCGATCGCGTCCGTGGATGGCACCGTGTCCCTGTCCGACGAGGGCAACTTCTGGACCCTGACCATCACCCCGGACGATGGTTCGGACAACGTGGTCTACGAGAAGCTGTCTAAGCGCCAGGGCCTGGCTCAGGTGCGTCGTCCGATGGAGTCCAACCCGGACGCCATGATTGAGCGCTCGCTCAAGGATGGCGACCACGTTGCCACCGGCGATCGCCTCATGCGCGGTGCTGCTGACCCGCACGACGTCCTGGAGGTCCTGGGCCGCCGCGGCGTCGAGAAGCACCTGATCGACGAAGTGCAGGCCGTGTACCGCACCCAGGGTGTGGCTATCCACGACAAGCACATCGAGATCATCATCCGCCAGATGCTGCGCCGCGGCACCGTCATCGACTCGGGGACCACCGAGTTCCTGCCGGGCACCCTGGTTGACCTCTCCGAGGCCAAGCAGGTCAACGCAACGCAGGTCGCTGAGGGTGGCGCCCCAGCCGAGCTCCGCTCGGAGATCATGGGCATCACCAAGGCCTCGCTGGCTACCGAGTCTTGGCTGTCCGCCGCGTCCTTCCAGGAGACCACGCGTGTGCTTACCGACGCCGCAATCAACAAGCGGTCCGATAAGCTCATCGGCCTCAAGGAGAACGTCATCATCGGTAAGCTCATTCCGGCCGGTACGGGTATCTCGCGTTACCGCAACATCTCGGTTAAGCCGACCGAGGCTGCGCGCAATGCTGCGTACTCCATTCCGACCTATGGTGACTCCATCTATGGCGATGATGGCTTCGGTGAATTCACCGGTGCTTCTGTCCCGCTGGATGAGGAGTTCAGTTTCTAA
- a CDS encoding S8 family peptidase — protein MLLNKRTKSNRITAVASALAVSLGTFVVPANAQNAYIESNRAVIANKIDYHMETDTPIGNHRFLVHLKENQFESISSTDRAQTFSRAGAAVDEDLKVEEPGLGFNNVVLVTTNRDLTESEAKKFMEALAADVRVEHVEADQWIAPMAAPNDELYSKQWALHDVEYEPIEGTWSSDFDRAWDLGFDGSNQTIAIVDTGQIKHPDLDSKTVQGWDMISDPSLKFGADGDGRDNDPTDEGMYRTGSEGCGGAYDSTWHGTHVAGIAAAATNNSEGMSGAAPAANLLPVRVMGKCGGTAADFAAAIVWASGGEVQGAETNRNPAGVINMSLGTQSRCNATFSDAIATARDNGAILVAAAGNKDDGADWTAPGNCDGLITVASTGPSGKRASYSNYGPEVEIAAPGGDNWAVDWENEDGWSINPIDEWEIFSTVDKGLQEAEGPGYGPLQGTSQATPLVSGAIALARQAKPDVTHEEVLAALQKTALPFSEQDPEKPIGAGILNVPDFLQELVPESVPTTTENTTPVSSTSEEATTTATSQTSTVTAEPSTTTVNTTTSVTETSTVTVTSTIDSIVATTEPGAPVTVTDTTIVNPEPVTITETTHATEAGTTTEETETVTTTVPGDTVIKTPETVTTVVTTHQNGETEIVESTFIEDVTVTPEPTTVVEQEPAPRPSTVVETTKEPTLTLTPVITVDETPTTTTSTVTETEPADSNTDVATTTNVETHTTTSTQTETIIVDSNSDEVPVVTETLTLAPVPSDGDRGRIEFRWGGMRDGSSDNSSVGSSDGSSTSFWQKVLFPILGFSLVAALLNYFFKQKSVAKMSSVFPIVFGEKKRHRK, from the coding sequence ATGCTTCTAAATAAGAGAACTAAAAGTAACCGCATTACTGCGGTTGCTTCTGCGCTTGCGGTTTCCTTAGGAACTTTTGTCGTTCCTGCTAATGCGCAGAATGCTTATATTGAATCAAACCGTGCAGTAATCGCCAACAAGATTGACTACCACATGGAAACCGATACACCAATTGGTAATCATCGGTTTTTGGTCCACCTCAAGGAAAATCAGTTTGAATCGATCAGTTCGACTGACCGCGCTCAAACTTTTTCGCGTGCGGGCGCGGCTGTAGATGAGGATCTGAAAGTTGAAGAGCCGGGTCTGGGCTTTAATAATGTAGTTTTGGTGACAACTAACCGCGATCTAACTGAGTCAGAAGCCAAGAAATTTATGGAGGCTCTTGCCGCAGACGTTCGCGTGGAGCATGTCGAAGCCGACCAATGGATTGCCCCGATGGCAGCCCCCAATGATGAGCTTTATTCCAAACAATGGGCATTGCATGACGTTGAGTATGAGCCAATCGAAGGCACCTGGAGCTCGGATTTCGATAGGGCTTGGGATTTGGGATTCGATGGTTCAAACCAAACAATCGCGATCGTAGACACTGGACAGATAAAACATCCAGATTTGGATTCCAAGACTGTCCAAGGCTGGGATATGATATCTGATCCTTCCTTGAAGTTCGGCGCTGACGGTGACGGGCGTGACAATGATCCCACTGACGAAGGTATGTACCGCACTGGTAGTGAAGGCTGTGGTGGTGCGTATGATTCAACTTGGCACGGCACGCACGTAGCCGGTATCGCTGCTGCAGCAACTAACAATTCTGAGGGAATGTCCGGTGCCGCCCCTGCAGCCAATCTACTTCCCGTGCGCGTAATGGGTAAATGTGGCGGCACAGCAGCTGACTTTGCGGCCGCGATAGTTTGGGCATCAGGCGGTGAAGTTCAGGGAGCGGAAACCAACCGTAATCCGGCTGGGGTAATTAATATGTCTTTGGGAACGCAGTCTCGCTGCAACGCAACCTTCTCTGATGCAATCGCTACAGCGAGAGATAATGGAGCAATCTTAGTTGCTGCTGCTGGCAATAAAGACGACGGAGCAGATTGGACGGCTCCGGGAAACTGTGACGGGCTCATAACCGTAGCTTCTACTGGGCCTTCTGGTAAACGTGCTTCCTACTCCAATTATGGTCCCGAGGTCGAAATTGCTGCCCCAGGTGGAGACAATTGGGCTGTTGACTGGGAAAATGAGGACGGTTGGAGCATTAACCCAATTGACGAGTGGGAAATATTTTCTACTGTCGATAAAGGCTTGCAAGAAGCTGAAGGGCCGGGATACGGTCCTTTGCAGGGAACTTCCCAAGCAACACCGCTTGTTTCAGGTGCCATAGCACTTGCACGTCAGGCTAAGCCAGATGTAACTCACGAAGAGGTTCTTGCTGCGCTGCAAAAAACGGCACTTCCGTTTTCTGAGCAGGATCCGGAAAAGCCTATTGGAGCAGGAATTCTAAATGTGCCTGATTTCCTTCAAGAATTGGTTCCTGAATCTGTTCCAACAACGACGGAGAATACCACTCCAGTCAGCTCTACTTCAGAAGAAGCAACGACAACGGCGACGTCACAGACTAGTACCGTAACCGCAGAGCCGTCGACGACTACAGTTAACACCACCACTTCTGTGACTGAGACGTCTACTGTGACCGTTACATCTACTATTGATTCGATTGTTGCAACAACGGAGCCTGGTGCCCCTGTGACTGTCACCGACACGACAATTGTTAATCCTGAACCAGTAACAATTACGGAAACTACACATGCGACCGAAGCGGGCACAACAACTGAGGAGACCGAGACGGTTACAACTACCGTGCCTGGCGACACTGTCATCAAGACTCCAGAGACTGTTACTACGGTTGTGACCACTCACCAAAATGGTGAGACCGAGATCGTGGAATCCACTTTCATCGAAGATGTTACGGTTACGCCGGAGCCCACTACTGTTGTTGAACAAGAGCCTGCTCCGCGTCCGTCCACCGTGGTTGAAACGACCAAAGAACCCACACTGACGCTAACTCCAGTAATTACAGTGGATGAGACACCGACAACTACCACCTCCACGGTTACTGAGACAGAACCTGCTGATAGCAACACCGATGTGGCTACCACGACAAACGTTGAAACTCATACAACGACCTCGACCCAGACTGAGACAATCATTGTCGATTCGAATAGTGATGAGGTTCCGGTTGTAACTGAAACTCTTACGCTCGCTCCAGTACCTAGTGACGGTGACCGCGGCAGGATCGAGTTTCGTTGGGGCGGGATGCGCGACGGTTCTTCGGATAATTCATCTGTGGGATCATCAGACGGAAGCTCCACGAGTTTTTGGCAAAAGGTGCTCTTTCCTATTTTGGGATTCTCTTTGGTTGCCGCTCTTTTGAACTACTTTTTTAAGCAAAAGAGCGTAGCAAAGATGTCCTCTGTGTTCCCGATAGTGTTTGGGGAAAAGAAGCGTCATCGCAAGTAA